CACCGCGTGGCGGGTGCCGATGCCAACCCGTATCTGTTGATGGCGTCGGTGCTGGCCGGTATTCACCACGGCCTGACCAACCAGATCGAGCCGGGCGCCCCGGTGGAAGGCAACAGCTACGAGCAAAACGAGCAGAGCCTGCCGAACAACCTGCGCGATGCATTGCGCGAGCTGGACGACAGCGAAGTCATGGCCCGTTATATCGACCCGCTGTACATCGACGTGTTCGTGGCGTGCAAGGAAAGCGAGCTGGCCGAGTTCGAGAACTCCATCTCCGACCTTGAGTACAACTGGTATCTGCATACCGTTTGATGGGTTGAGCGGTGGGGCAATTACTTTCGATATTGAATGTGAGGGCCTCTTCGCGGGCAAGCCTCGCTCCTACAGGGAGAAGTGCCTGGCGCAGAAGCCGTGCACGCTGCAATACCTGTAGGAGCGAGGCTTGCCCGCGAAGACGGCCGCTCAGTCAGCGATGCATTCGCCTGATACACCACCTTCCAACGACTTCTTATTCCTCTGCGTCGAGTCACAACCATGACAAACACTCGCAGCGACTGGGAACAACGCTTCCAGTCCCTCACTATCGAAGGCCGCGCATTCATCGACGGCCAATACCGCCCGGCACTCAGCGGCGACACCTTTGAATGCATGAGCCCGGTCGACGGTCGCTTCCTCACCAACGTCGCCAGCACCGACGAAGCCGATGCCAACGAAGCCGTGGCCGTCGCGCGCCGTACCTTCGAATCCGGTATCTGGGCCAACCTTGCCCCGGCCGAGCGCAAGCGCATCCTGATCCGCTTCGCCGATCTGATCCTGGCCAACCAGGAAGAACTCGCCCTGCTCGAAACCCTCGACATGGGCAAGCCGATCAACGACTCGATGAACATCGACATCCCGGCGACCGCCAACGCGATCCGCTGGAGCGCCGAAGCCATCGACAAAATCTACGACGAAGTCGCCGCCACGCCGCATGATCAACTGGGCCTCATCACCCGCGAGCCAGCGGGCGTGGTCGCCGCCATCGTGCCGTGGAACTTCCCGTTGATCATGGCTAGCTGGAAGTTCGCCCCGGCGCTCGCGGCCGGCAACTCGTTCATCCTCAAGCCTTCGGAAAAGTCGCCACTGACCGCCATCCGCATCGCTCAGTTGGCGCTGGATGCTGGCATCCCCAAAGGCGTGTTCAACGTCCTGCCGGGTTACGGTCATACCGTCGGCAAGGCGCTGGCGTTGCACATGGACGTCGACGTGCTGGCCTTCACCGGCTCGACCGCGATTGCCAAGCAACTGCTGATCTATTCCGGGCAAAGCAACATGAAACGCGTCTGGCTCGAAGCAGGGGGGAAGAGCCCGAACGTGGTGTTCGCCGACGCGCCGGATTTGCGCGCGGCAGCACAAGCGGCGGCCGGTGCCATTGCCTTCAACCAGGGCGAAGTCTGCACCGCCGGCTCGCGCTTGCTGGTGGAGCGTTCGATTCGCGAGCAGTTCATTCCGCTGCTGGTGGAAGCGCTGCAAGCCTGGAAACCGGGGCACGCACTCGATCCGGAAACCACCGTCGGTGCGGTCGTCGATCAGCGTCAACTGGACAACGTGTTGCGCTACATCCAGGTCGGCAAAGACCAGGGCGCGCAACTGATCGCGGGCGGCCGTCGCACCCTCGAAGCCACCGGTGGCCTGTACGTGGAGCCGGCGATTTTCGACGGCGTGACCAACGCCATGACCATTGCCCGGGAAGAAATCTTCGGCCCGGTGCTGTCGCTGATCACCTTCGACACCGCTGAAGAAGCCCTGGCGATTGCCAACGACAGCATCTTCGGCCTGGCCGCCGGCGTATGGACCAGCAACCTCAGCAAGGCCCACACCTTCGCCCGTGGCTTGCGCGCCGGCAGTGTCTGGGTCAACCAGTACGACGGCGGCGACATGACCGCGCCGTTCGGCGGGTACAAGCAGTCGGGTAACGGTCGGGACAAATCGCTGCACGCGTTCGACAAATACACCGAACTCAAAGCGACCTGGATCAAGCTCTAATACTTCTACAACGGCGGCCGCCGGCTTGTGTCGGCGACCATCGGAGAAACCTATGAAACAGACTCATGTAAATAGCTACTACGCCGCAACCCGCAACTTCACCGGCGACTTCCCCGTCCTGGAACAAGCTGTGGACTGCGACGTCTGCATCATTGGCGCCGGCTACACCGGTCTGTCCTCGGCCCTGTTCCTCTGCGAAGCGGGCTACAGCGTGACCGTGCTCGAAGCCGCCAAAGTCGGTTTCGGCGCCAGCGGTCGCAATGGCGGCCAACTGGTCAACTCCTACAGCCGCGACGTTGATGTCATCGAAGAACGCTACGGCGACAAAACCGCCGAAGTCCTCGGCAGCATGATCTTCGAAGGCGCCGACATCATTCGTCAGCGCATACAGCACTACGACATCCAGTGCGACTACAAGCCGGGCGGCATCTTCGCTGCGCTGAACAAAAAGCAGCTCAAAGGCCTGGCCGAGCAGAAAAGCAGCTGGGAGCGTTACGGCAACAAAAACCTGACCATGCTCGACGCGACCGACATCAAGCGCGAAGTCGGTTGCGACAACTACGTCGGCGGCTTGCTCGACATGCAGGGCGGCCACATCCACCCGCTGAACCTGGCCCTCGGCGAAGCCTCGGCCATCATCGGCCTGGGCGGCAAAATCTACGAGCAATCGGCGGCCGTGGAAATCACCTACGGCGAACCGATCACCGTGCGCACCGCCAAAGGCGTCGTACGCGCCAAGTACCTGCTGATCGCCGGTAACGCCTACCTGCCACAAGACCTCGACAACCGCGTCACGCGCAAAAGCATGCCGTGCGGTTCGCAAATCGTCGTCACTGAACCGTTGTCGGAAAAGGTGGCGCGCAGCCTGATCAAAAACAACTACTGCGTCGAAGACTGCAATTACTTGCTGGACTACTACCGCCTCACCGCCGACAACCGCCTGCTGTACGGTGGCGGGGTGGTCTACGGTGCCCGCGAACCGGACGACATTGAGCAACTGATCAAGCCGAAAATCCTCAAGACCTTCCCACAGCTGAAGGACGTGAAGATCGACTACCGCTGGACCGGCAACTTCCTGCTGACCATGTCCCGCATGCCGCAATTCGGTCGCATCGAGAAAAACGCCTACTACATGCAAGGCTACAGCGGCCACGGCGTCACCTGCTCGCACCTGGCCGGCAAACTGATCTCGGAAATGATCCGCGGCGACGCCGAACGCTTCGACGCGTTCGCCTCGCTCCCGCACATGCCGATGCTCGGCGGCCGCACCTTCCAGGCGCCACTCACTGCCATGGGCGCCGCGTATTACGCGCTGCGTGATCGGTTCGGGATCTAAGCCCAACGCAATCCCTGTAGGCGCCAAGCTTGCTGGCGAAGACGGCGGCACAGTCAACATCGACGTCGCCAGACACACCGCCATCGCGAGCAGGCTCACTCCTACAGGAGATCTGTGGCGTGCACAGAATGTGTGTACGCCCGGCCCAAACTGTAGGAGTGAGCCTGCTCGCGATGGCGTCAGATCAGCCACCATCAATGTCGCCTGACACCCCCAGAACCCACATCGCCAAACGGTCTGACATGAGCACCCTCAGCTTTTTCACTAACCAGTTATCGAACCTGCTGAGCAACACCACCAAACGTGATTTAATACCCGCCTTTCACATTTCCGGGACAGGGAAGCGGTACTTTCGCGGCCAAAAGTCGCCCGCCATCCACCCCCATAACCCTTAAGTATTTCTCGCATAAGGCTGTCATGGACACGGGCTCACGACTCAAATTAGTACGCGAAAGCTACAAACTGTCCCAGCGCGAGCTGGCCCGACGTAGCGGCGTCACCAATGCCACCATCTCCCTGATCGAACAGAATCGCGTCAGTCCCTCCGTCAGCTCCCTGAAAAAACTGCTCGAAGGCATTCCCATGTCCTTGGCGGATTTCTTCACCTTCGACCAACCGCCGCGTGAGCATCAATACGTATTCCGCGCCAATGAACAGCCGGATCTTGGGCGTCATGGGTTGCGGCTGCTGTTGATTGGCGCTTCGGTGCCGAGTCGGCAGATGCGCCTTTTGCGCGAGCAATACGCGCCTGGCGCGAGTTCGGGGGAAGAGCCGATTGTGCACTCGGAAGGCGAGGAGTGCGGGCTGGTTACGCGGGGGACGGTTGAGTTGACGGTTGATGGTCAGATCAGCGTGCTCAACGCTGGCGACGGCTATTACTTCCCGACGACGTTGCCTCACAAGTTTCGCAATATTGGCCAGGATGAAGCGGAAATCATCAGCGCTAACACCCCGGCCAACTTCTGATATCAAAACGGACGCCATCCTTTAGCAGCTGCCGAAGGCTGCGTCCGCGGCCAACAGCCATGCCCAATGGACGCACCTGCTACAGGGTTTGATCAAAGCAAATGGACTTCACCTCATGACCACGCCCCGCATCCGAGCCCTCGCACTCTGCATCTTCCATCACGATGGCAGGATACTGGTCAACGAAGCACTCGACCCCGTTACTGGAAAGCCCTTCTTGCGCCCAATCGGTGGCGGAATCGAGTTCGGCGAAACCAGCGCCCAAGCCGTACTACGTGAAGTCGATGAAGAACTTGGCTTATCCATTACCGATGTTCGCCTGTTGGGCACACTCGAAAACATCTTCACCTATGCCGGCACGCCCGGGCACGAAATCGTGCAGGTCTACGATGCGAAATTCGTGGATGCCAGCGTCTATGAACTGCTCCACTTGGATGCTCAAGAAAGCGATGGCGCTGCCTTTGTAGCGAAGTGGCTGGCGCTCGACAGTATTACTGGCGAAACGCCGTTGGTGCCTGCTGGGCTATACGAGTTGCTGAAGAAGGTTGTGCTGCCGGACGGATGCTCGGTCATTAGCAATAGCGCTGTTTAACTTATTGATCGCCAAGGATGCGATCACCTTTCAAGGAGCGAAAATGACATTGACTGCCGAAGCGTTGGTCAGCATCGCGATGACCAATCCAGTAAACGCGGAAATCGGATCTATTTGATGCATAGATCTGGTACTTTTTTTGATGTCTCCCAGTCAGGTGTAAGCCAGCAATCGTCCGCAGAGCACCACGCTGATCCATAACATAATCGAAAATATCGCCTGGATTTTTGCTATTCCTGGCGCCGCGGCGTCGGTGTTCCATCGGGCTACTGACCGAAAGACACCCACATGAAAAAGAGCCGCGTTGAGGCCCGCAATACCGATCAAGCACAGCTTCAGAATAAAAACGCTGTTAGATGCGAAGTCGTGCGGATGGGCTGAAAACATCATCAGCCCCGCCGGGACGATCAACAGCAGGGCCGCGACTCCCCACCTCAGCAGGTGGCGGGCCAGTGCCGTCACCGGAAGATCTCTCGACAGCCCGAGAACCCGCAGATCGAACATGACGACCGAGCCGACAAGCACCACGAAGCCAATGATGTGAACCACCTCGACGATCGGATACAGCCATAACTCGCTTCGCATGGCCAACCCGAGTGGCGAGTCACCCACATCGTCCAGCCAGCCGTCCAGACCCGATCCACCGCGGGTGCCAGTTGTCTGCATCAACGTAACTCAGTGGTTTTGTTGTCGACCGTGATGCGTTCTGCGCGCAGTTCATCGGGGTTGTTGCGATTCTGATAGCCCACCACCGTAGCCCGTTTTCCGACACTCAGCATTTCCCTGGAAAGCCCCCGGTTTTCCATGCGCGATGGCGGCGCAAGCACGACACTCCAGGTCTTGTCGTCGGTCTTCAGGCGAATGAACCCGTGCGGGTGGGAATAACCGGACTCCTCGATCGTTCCGTTCAACTGCAAGGGTTTGCTCGAGTCATACTCACTCCAGCCGTGATGAGCGAACACCGTCGATGCCACCAGTAACGTTGAGAACCCAAGAGCCCCAAGCAAGCGCTTCATGATGCAATCTCCTGTTACGGATCATTGATGACCGTCGACCTGTTCTGATCGGGAACAGGTCAATCCAGAGAGTCTTAAAAATAGTACAGATTCTTGATGAGGGGAGGCCGGGACGGCTTCGCCGTCCAGCGGGAGCAAGCTCCCTCGCCACGGAGGGTGGTTTCTAGGTAAAAGGGGACGTAGGTGGAAAAGGTGACAGATCTATTTAAATAAAAGACCTGTCACCTTTATCACGCGGCTGTCGCTGTGCCGTTCAGCTAAGGCGCCATGGATTTGCACTGATTGCGCAGACCGTCGTCCTTGATGTTCTGGCAACCTCCGGAGCCTTGCTGGGCCTTGCAGTAATTGCGCTGGTCATTGTCGCGAATGTTTCCACAGTCACTCGTACCTTCTGTTTGCGCTTTGCAGGCATTGCGCATGTCGTCGTTCTTGATGTTTTGGCACCCTCCCGAACCCTGCTTGGCTTTGCAATAGTTGCGCTGGTCATTGTCGCGAATGTTTCCACAATCACTCGTACCCTCCGTTTCCGCTTTGCAGGCGTTGCGCTGGTCGTCGTTCTTAATATTCTGACAACCGCCTCGGCCCTCACGCGCCTTGCAATAGTTACGCTGGTCATCGTTGCTGATGTTTTCGCAACTGGCGTAAACGTAGCTGCTGAACATCAGCATCACTGCGAGTATTAGTCTCATTGCACACTTCCTTGATTGCCCGGGAGCCGCATGGCGCGGAGTGGCCCAGGATGAATGGGGACTCGGATGAGCCGTGCTCTCAGTGATTCAAGGCATTACATTGGTTGCGCAGGTCGCTGTTTCTGATACCCGCACAGCTTCCGTTACCTGCTTTGGCATTACAGTAGTAGCGCTGGTCACTGTCATTGATGCCCGCACAACTGCCGTTGCCGGTCTCCGCATTACAAGCATTACGCAAATCTGAGTTATTGATCCCCGCACAGCTTCCGTTACCTGCTTTGGCATTACAGTAGTAACGCTGGTCACTGTCGCTGATGGCGGCACAACTGCCGCTGAAGTTGCCGCTGCCGTTGCCATTGCCATTGCCATTACCTCTGACGTTGACGCTGCCGTTGCCTCTGACGTTGCCGGTCTCCGCATAACAAGCAATGCGCAAACCTGAGTTACGGATACCCGCACAGCTCCCGCCACCTGCTCTAGCATTACAGTAGTAGCGCTGGTCACTGTCACTGATGCTGGCACAACTGGCGTGGGCATACCCGCTAAGCATCAAAAGCGCTGCAATAATCAGTCTCATCACACACGTCCATGGTTTTCCAGGAAACAGCCTGGCGCTGGTTGGCCCACTGATTGATGTTGTGGTGCGCCATCATATCGACATCATCTGGTTAAAAAGTTCCAAGACAGAAAAAGAGAGTGTGAGGAGCGAAATATGTACAAGGGAACGCATTTATTTTCCCCATCAAAATTGACAACCCCGTTCATCCAAAACACTATCGACCCATGATCTACATTTCCCGCATGAACATGATGTGTTCCTCCATGACCGCCGCTGGCGGGCCGTGAGGTCACGCGTTCATCAGATTTGACGTAGTTACCCAAGGCCCCGCCAGAGATGGACGGGGCTTTTTAGTTCTCCGTCCACCGATGGCTCAAGGAGAATGAAATGTTTGAGATCAGACGCGCCGAACCAAGCGATGCCCAGACCGCATTCGATATCCGCCTTCAAGCGATACGGCACCAATGCATCGGCGCTTATACCGCAGAACAAATGCTCGCCTGGACCGTCGGAGCCGCCAAAGATGGGTATGGCGACTTAATGGAAAAGCACTTTTACCTGGGCTGCATTCAAGGTGAACCAGTGGCGACAGGGATGCTTGATCTGGACAACAGCGAAATCGGCGCGATCTTTGTGCTGCCGGGTTTCATGCAACAAGGCATCGGCTTGAAGATGCTCAGCCATCTGGAATGCCTGGCGCGGGAGTTGGGCCTGAAGGCGGTCAATCTGGACGCTACGTTGAACGCGACTGATTTTTACCGGCGCTGCGGTTTCGTGGGTGACGAACCTGCTGTTTACCATGCGCCTTCAGGGCTTCAGTTGGCGTGTGTGCCTATGGCGAAGAGGCTTTAGCCTTGATCGGGGAAGGCGGGCAGGGGTAAATACAGGTCATGAAAAACCCGCAGTGATGCGGGTAATTTGTGGCTGAAATCGGTTGTGGCTTCTACTTGGTTCACTCGATGAACTGTTTGATCATCGCTTCAATGAATCACACTGGTTACGCAGGTCGCTGTTGCTGATATTCGCACAGCTCCCGTTCCCTATTTTGGCATTACAGTAG
This region of Pseudomonas mandelii genomic DNA includes:
- a CDS encoding GNAT family N-acetyltransferase; translated protein: MFEIRRAEPSDAQTAFDIRLQAIRHQCIGAYTAEQMLAWTVGAAKDGYGDLMEKHFYLGCIQGEPVATGMLDLDNSEIGAIFVLPGFMQQGIGLKMLSHLECLARELGLKAVNLDATLNATDFYRRCGFVGDEPAVYHAPSGLQLACVPMAKRL
- a CDS encoding aldehyde dehydrogenase; this translates as MTNTRSDWEQRFQSLTIEGRAFIDGQYRPALSGDTFECMSPVDGRFLTNVASTDEADANEAVAVARRTFESGIWANLAPAERKRILIRFADLILANQEELALLETLDMGKPINDSMNIDIPATANAIRWSAEAIDKIYDEVAATPHDQLGLITREPAGVVAAIVPWNFPLIMASWKFAPALAAGNSFILKPSEKSPLTAIRIAQLALDAGIPKGVFNVLPGYGHTVGKALALHMDVDVLAFTGSTAIAKQLLIYSGQSNMKRVWLEAGGKSPNVVFADAPDLRAAAQAAAGAIAFNQGEVCTAGSRLLVERSIREQFIPLLVEALQAWKPGHALDPETTVGAVVDQRQLDNVLRYIQVGKDQGAQLIAGGRRTLEATGGLYVEPAIFDGVTNAMTIAREEIFGPVLSLITFDTAEEALAIANDSIFGLAAGVWTSNLSKAHTFARGLRAGSVWVNQYDGGDMTAPFGGYKQSGNGRDKSLHAFDKYTELKATWIKL
- a CDS encoding NAD(P)/FAD-dependent oxidoreductase, producing MKQTHVNSYYAATRNFTGDFPVLEQAVDCDVCIIGAGYTGLSSALFLCEAGYSVTVLEAAKVGFGASGRNGGQLVNSYSRDVDVIEERYGDKTAEVLGSMIFEGADIIRQRIQHYDIQCDYKPGGIFAALNKKQLKGLAEQKSSWERYGNKNLTMLDATDIKREVGCDNYVGGLLDMQGGHIHPLNLALGEASAIIGLGGKIYEQSAAVEITYGEPITVRTAKGVVRAKYLLIAGNAYLPQDLDNRVTRKSMPCGSQIVVTEPLSEKVARSLIKNNYCVEDCNYLLDYYRLTADNRLLYGGGVVYGAREPDDIEQLIKPKILKTFPQLKDVKIDYRWTGNFLLTMSRMPQFGRIEKNAYYMQGYSGHGVTCSHLAGKLISEMIRGDAERFDAFASLPHMPMLGGRTFQAPLTAMGAAYYALRDRFGI
- a CDS encoding DUF6152 family protein, which encodes MKRLLGALGFSTLLVASTVFAHHGWSEYDSSKPLQLNGTIEESGYSHPHGFIRLKTDDKTWSVVLAPPSRMENRGLSREMLSVGKRATVVGYQNRNNPDELRAERITVDNKTTELR
- a CDS encoding NUDIX hydrolase, which produces MTTPRIRALALCIFHHDGRILVNEALDPVTGKPFLRPIGGGIEFGETSAQAVLREVDEELGLSITDVRLLGTLENIFTYAGTPGHEIVQVYDAKFVDASVYELLHLDAQESDGAAFVAKWLALDSITGETPLVPAGLYELLKKVVLPDGCSVISNSAV
- a CDS encoding cupin domain-containing protein produces the protein MDTGSRLKLVRESYKLSQRELARRSGVTNATISLIEQNRVSPSVSSLKKLLEGIPMSLADFFTFDQPPREHQYVFRANEQPDLGRHGLRLLLIGASVPSRQMRLLREQYAPGASSGEEPIVHSEGEECGLVTRGTVELTVDGQISVLNAGDGYYFPTTLPHKFRNIGQDEAEIISANTPANF
- a CDS encoding DUF6644 family protein; translation: MQTTGTRGGSGLDGWLDDVGDSPLGLAMRSELWLYPIVEVVHIIGFVVLVGSVVMFDLRVLGLSRDLPVTALARHLLRWGVAALLLIVPAGLMMFSAHPHDFASNSVFILKLCLIGIAGLNAALFHVGVFRSVARWNTDAAAPGIAKIQAIFSIMLWISVVLCGRLLAYT